The following nucleotide sequence is from Ferruginibacter lapsinanis.
GTAGATCGGGATCTCGCCATTGTTCCATTGCCAATACCCTAATTTTACTGCAACGGGCTCCATCAACCAGTCAAAAAGGACCGCAAGTGTTGCTCCATCTACGATTACCGACATAGCTTTTAATGCCTTAGGCGTTTCATTATTATCCGCCGCAACACGGTTAATGATTTTCATCAAAAAAGTATTCAAACATACACCACAACAGTAAATGATTATAAACCAATTAAGACCTATAATTACAGGAACATTTTTCCATTTAAATCCAAGCATAGTTCCATAATTATACTGACCAAACAGTTTTCCGGTATTAACACCTATCATTTCTACTGTAAACCCTACAAAAAAAACTATCGTTGCAAAAACAAAGAAGTGTCTACTCTTTTCTGCTTGCGTATAAAATAACAGTACTGCTGATAATAATAAATTAAATGGTGTAGCCTGTATAAAAAAATCTTTATTGAAAAACAATATTCCCATTAGCCCAACTGTATGAAAAAAAATCGCCAGTGTGGTGGCTATCTGATATTTAGAAAAATTATTTATCAATGGTCTTTATTTGAGATTGAATTAATTCACTTACAATTTTAGCACTTTTTAAACATAAAGGGATTCCCCCTCCCGGATGTACGCTACCACCACAAAAGTATAGGTCTTTTATTTCATGGGTCAAATTTGCATGTCGGAAAAATGCAGCAAGTGGTGCATTAGAACTTGTTCCATATAACGAGCCCATATAGGAAGCTGTCTGTTCCTCAATTTGAACAGGGTCTAATGTTCGTTCTGTTTCGATCAACTTTTCAATATCTTCACCCAACAACCGATTCAGTTTATCAATAATACTTTTTCGTAAAATAAATTTTACCTGTTCCCAATCCTGCCCTGTATTAGCCGGAGCATTTACCATTACAAACCAATTTTCTTTTCCTATCGGTGCCTGCCCTTGTTCCATTTTTGCTGTTACGTTGATATAAACAGTCGGATCATCGCTCAATTCTTTTGAAACAAAAATTTTTTGAAATTCATCTTTATAATTTTTGCTGAAAAAAATATTATGTAATAATAATTGAGAAAATTCTTTTTTGATTCCCCAATAAAAGATCACAGCGCTACTGCTCCTTTCCTGCTTTAATACTTTTTGTGATCTTGCAATATCAGACAATAAATTTTTATATGTAAAGTAAATATCTGCATTGCTAACAACAATATCTGCAGGTATCAAAAGATCGTTTGCTTCGACTCCTTTTATTTTTTTATTATCATGAATAATTCTTTTTACCGGTGTATCAAAATAAAATTGTACTCCCTTTTTTTGTGCCAAAGAAAACAACGCATTTGTAATACTTATCATTCCGCCATGAGGATAGAACGCTCCCTGATTTTGTTCCAGGTGAGGAATCAAACTCAGCATTGCCGGGGCTTTATAAGGATTGCTCCCATTGTATGTAGCAAACCGATTAAAAAGTTGAGTAGCTTCCGGCGTTGAAAACCGATTGGTATTATATGTATTTAAAGAGTTGAATAGATAAGTAAGTTTTACGGCCTTCAAAGCCTTCAACACTCTTCTATGCAGCCAGGTAGAAATTTTATGTAAGGAATGATTCAAGAAAATTGTACCGACATTATCGTATAACTTCTCTGATTGTTTCAGATAATTCTTAACCGAATCCGGGTCTTCATCAATTTTTTCCTGCAATTCTCTAGCAAACTTATCTGCATTGGTATATGCATTAATGACCTTACCATTTTCATAAAAATATTTACAAGCAATATCTACGGGCTTATAGGTAAAATATTTTTCTATCGGTTCACCAGCCAATACAAAAAGCTCTTCTATGTTTTGTGGTTGAGTAAAAAGCGATGGCCCTGCGTCAAACTTAAATCCATCTTTTTCAAATGCGGTCAATTTCCCTCCCGGGCAATTATTTTTTTCGTACACAATCACTTCAAAGCCCATTACAGCCAAGCGAATTGCTGTAGCCATACCACCTATTCCGCTACCGATGATAATTGCTCTCTTTCTGCTCATGTAATTTACCTTTTAGCTACCGACCGAGTTAAGTGCAAGGTAATCTTCTACTTTTGGAAAAGCAATTTTGAACCATTCGGTATATTTATGAGGATGTGATTGAATTGAAGCACTGATCTTTTCCATTGACATAAAACAATAATCACTTACTTCATCTGTATTGGGTAAAATATCTCCGTTATAATGACCAACAAAAACATGATCAAATTCATGTTCGGTCAACCCATTATCAAAATCTGCTTTATATGTGAAACTGAATATCTCTGTTAAGCCAGTTACAAACCCCATTTCCATTTGTAATCGATTGAGTGCTGATTCCAGCGTTTCCTCATTCGGTTGTGGATGACTGCAACAGGCATTTGTCCATAACCCCGGACTATGGTATTTTTTATCGGAGCGTTTATGCAACAACATTTCTTCTTTATCATTGAAAATAAAAATACTGAAAGCTCTATGCAACAGTGCCTTTTGATGTGCCTCCATTTTTTCCATGACACCTATCTGTACATCATTCTTATCTACTAAAATTACATTCATGTATTTTTACTTTATAAAATATTCAGCTGTCTCCGCAATCCTGCTTTAGCTAATATAAATGCTTTTCCGTAATTCGGTATCCTGATACGTTGTTCAAGAATTTCTACCGGCTTGGTCTTTTTTATTTTTTTAAACAAAGAAAGATAATATTTATAGGCCACATATACGCCAAACCTGGCTTTGATAGGCAATTCTGCTATTCCTTTATACGCTTTATCAAAATCCTGCGCTATTTCCTCCTCAATTTGTTTTTTCATTGTCGGAGTAAAATTTTTAAAATCTATACCCGGAAAATAAGTTCTGCTTAATTGCTCGTAATCTGCTTTTACATCTCTTAAAAAATTTACTTTTTGAAAAGCTGCACCCAACGCCTGTGCTGCCGGTTTTAATTTCTCATATCTTTCTTTATTCCCTTCGCAAAAAACATATAAACACATCAGGCCCACTACTTCAGCACTGCCGTAAATATAAGCAGCATAGCCTTTTTGATCGTAAGTTGTTTTATTCAGATCCATTTCCATGCTCAGAAAAAATGCTTCAATCAGGTCATGTGATATCTTATATTCCTTAACCGTAATTTGAAAGCTATTCAGTATTGGGTTAAGACTTATCCCTCTTTCAATAGCAGTATATGTTTCCTTTTTAAATTCATATAATAAAGATGCTTTATCATAGCCATGAAAAGAGTCAACTATTTCATCAGCAAATCGAACAAAACCATAAATATTAAAAACCGGTTGCTGAAGATTTTTATGTAGTAATCGGATAGCACTGCTGAAAGATGTGCTATACATTTCCGTGGTAGTCTTGCTACAATCCTGACTTACTTGGTGAAATAAATGTATCATACGATTAACTGAAATTTTTTATTACTTGTTTTGCTACTACTTCTCCACTGATCAAACTAGGCGGAACTCCCGGACCCGGAACAGTTAGTTGCCCTGTATAAAAAAGATTTGCAACCTTTTTGCTTCTGCAAGCAGGTTTTAAAATAGCTGTTTGCAATAGCGTATTTGCCAAGCCATAGGCATTTCCTTTGAAAGAGTTATAATCCTCTATAAAATTACTTACGGAATATGACCTTTTATAGATGATAGCATCAGTTATATTTTGCCCTATCCTCTCTTCGAACCTTTTTACAATTTTTTCAAAATATTCATTTCTCAATATTTCTGTATCCCCTTGCAAGCCTGTCGCTACAGGTATTAAGAAAAACAAATTCTCACAATTATCCGGGGCAACAGTTTCATCTGTAACTGATGCTGCACAAACATAGAATAATGGATTGGATGGCCATTGAGGGTTTTTGTAGATCTCATTGCCGTGTACATCAAAACTTACATCAAAAAAAAGTGTATGATGTAAAACATCTGTCAACTTTTTATTTAATCCCACATAATACAGCAGGCAGCTGGGGGCCATTACTCTCGTATCCCAATATTTATCTGTATATGTTCTATACTTTTTCTGCAATAGTTTGGTTTCTATAAAATTATAATCTGCTGCGCCTATCACCACATCAGCATCAAAAGATATTTCTGTTTCTGAAAAAAGCTGCGCTAAAACCTTCGATGCCAAACCATTTTCAACTTTAATTTCTTTTACATTACAATCAAATATGAATTTTACCCCAAGTTCTTTTGCCACACTATACATTCCCTCCACTATTTTATACATTCCACCTTTAGGATACCACGTGCCCAATTTAATATCTGCATAGTTCATTAAACTATATAACGCCGGCGTGTCCTGAGGAAGGGCTCCTAAAAATAAAACAGGAAACTCGAGCAATTGTTTAATACGAGGATCTTTAAAATGTCGGGCAAAATGTCTTTTGATAGAATTAAAAACATCTAACTTAAAAACACCTTTTATCAAATCCCAATCTAAAAATTCTGCGATTGATTGCCCCGGTTTATGAACCAATTTATTTATCCCTACCTCATATTTATATGCAGCTTCCTTCATCACTTTATCTAACATAGCACTACTTCCCGGCTCAATACTTTCAAACAATTCTTTCAATAACTTGTACTCAGCCGGCACATCCATTTTGTCATTTTTCCAATAAATCCTATATGACGGATCGAGGCGTTGCAATTGATAATAATCTGCCACCTTCTTTCCGAAAGAATTAAAAAATCTTTCAAACACTTCGGGCATCCAGTACCAACTGGGGCCCATATCAAAAACAAATCCTTTCTCTTGTAATTGTCTTGCCCTACCACCGGGTATGCTGTTTTTTTCTACTACTGTAACATCCCATCCAGCCTTAGCCATGAAACTCGCCGCAGATAACCCTGCAAACCCACTCCCTATAATTACAACCTTTTTCATTCTTGTTTCTGCCTATCGACCGAATATCTTTTACTGTTTTTCTAAAATAATCAAAATCTTGTCAACTGTTCCTTTAATAATTTACGGGCAAAATGAATTCTGCTTTTAACTGTGCCTAAGGGTTCATGCAACATATCTGCAATCTCGTGATACTTATATCCTTCAAAATACAACATGAAAGGATTTTTAAAAATTTCGGGTAACTTATGCAGTACAGCTTCAATATCTTTCATTTTCAGGATGCTTTCGGCTGTATTTTCTGTTATATATTGATTGTAGTTGATCAAAAAATCTCCGGTAGCTGAGTTGTCCAACACGGTCTTCTGTTTTGCCTTTCTTCTATAATTATTGATGAAAATATTACGCATTATGGTATACAACCAAGCTTTGATATTAGTGCCTACATTATATTTCTCTTTGTTTGCCCAGGCCCTGTACATCGTTTCCTGCATCAGATCTTTAGCAACTTCATTGTCTCTTGTAAGGGTTATAGCAAATGGCTTCAGAAACTCAGTATTGCTTAACAACAGTTGGTCAAATTCTATTGTAGACATATTTTGTTTAATTTTTGATACTGTAAAGTTAAACAGAATAATTTACATTTTAATCAGCATTAACATAATATTTATTGCAAACTATAAAGATGTTATAAAATCCATCACAGAAGAAAGTGATTTTTTGAATGCGATCGGTGCAGGAATTTTTTTAGAGTAAGTAGTTGTAAGCTGCCCCGATATAATGACCGGCGTGCCAGCAAACCATTTTGTAAGCGTAGATATGAATTTATCAAAATTAAAGCTATGGCTTATTGCCGTCAGGTGACTGTAAATATGTGTTGGTTTTTTCAATTTCACTACATAATCAACATCTTGCATAGGGATATTAGCACCTAAATAAATAGTAGCCACCCCTCTTCTCCTTAATAAATAATTGATAAACAACAATCCTAACTCATGATGTTCTCCTTCAGGCAAAAACAGCAAAACCTTTTTATCGGTATTAATTGAAGTAACAATACCATCAATACCCACTATCAATTTTTGACGGATCAAATTTGATACAAGATGCTCCTGTGCAGGGTTTATGTGATTCGTAACCCAAAGTATCCCTATTTTTTCAAGAAAAGGAAATACAATTTGAGTAATCGTTCTTTCAATTCCTTTAGACATGATATACTTGTCTAATACATTTCCTAAGCCCTCAATATCCATGTCTATCATGTGCTGTATCAACTCATTCACTATTCTTTCCTGCAATGCTTCTGCATTGGTAAGAGATAAAATTTTTTCATTTACCTCTTTGATATTCATCTTATTGATATGAGATATCTTGAAGCCGTATTTGTTCAGCAAAGCAATATTCAGCAATTGCTTTAATTCTGCATTACTATAGTAGCGGATATTTGTTTCTGTACGATCGGGCTTTAAAAAATTATAACGCTGTTCCCAAATACGTATAGTATGAGCTTTAACGCCTGATAAATTCTCGAGATCTTTTATAGTAAACGAGTTCATATGAGTGTTTGCAGTTTAATACACCCGGGAGTGGCATTTTGTTTAAATATTCAATAAAAATATGAAACAAGTTTTATACGGCCGAGAAAGATTTGTATCAGCAAGACTATGGTAATGCCTTTATCAGATCAACATACTTCAAATGATTGCTTTTCTCATCAAACTCATTGACCGCCTTT
It contains:
- a CDS encoding carotenoid biosynthesis protein; the encoded protein is MINNFSKYQIATTLAIFFHTVGLMGILFFNKDFFIQATPFNLLLSAVLLFYTQAEKSRHFFVFATIVFFVGFTVEMIGVNTGKLFGQYNYGTMLGFKWKNVPVIIGLNWFIIIYCCGVCLNTFLMKIINRVAADNNETPKALKAMSVIVDGATLAVLFDWLMEPVAVKLGYWQWNNGEIPIYNYLCWFIISLCLLAVFHFSKFDKQNKFAVNLLLIQLMFFLILRTFLK
- the crtD gene encoding 1-hydroxycarotenoid 3,4-desaturase CrtD, with amino-acid sequence MSRKRAIIIGSGIGGMATAIRLAVMGFEVIVYEKNNCPGGKLTAFEKDGFKFDAGPSLFTQPQNIEELFVLAGEPIEKYFTYKPVDIACKYFYENGKVINAYTNADKFARELQEKIDEDPDSVKNYLKQSEKLYDNVGTIFLNHSLHKISTWLHRRVLKALKAVKLTYLFNSLNTYNTNRFSTPEATQLFNRFATYNGSNPYKAPAMLSLIPHLEQNQGAFYPHGGMISITNALFSLAQKKGVQFYFDTPVKRIIHDNKKIKGVEANDLLIPADIVVSNADIYFTYKNLLSDIARSQKVLKQERSSSAVIFYWGIKKEFSQLLLHNIFFSKNYKDEFQKIFVSKELSDDPTVYINVTAKMEQGQAPIGKENWFVMVNAPANTGQDWEQVKFILRKSIIDKLNRLLGEDIEKLIETERTLDPVQIEEQTASYMGSLYGTSSNAPLAAFFRHANLTHEIKDLYFCGGSVHPGGGIPLCLKSAKIVSELIQSQIKTIDK
- the idi gene encoding isopentenyl-diphosphate Delta-isomerase, which codes for MNVILVDKNDVQIGVMEKMEAHQKALLHRAFSIFIFNDKEEMLLHKRSDKKYHSPGLWTNACCSHPQPNEETLESALNRLQMEMGFVTGLTEIFSFTYKADFDNGLTEHEFDHVFVGHYNGDILPNTDEVSDYCFMSMEKISASIQSHPHKYTEWFKIAFPKVEDYLALNSVGS
- a CDS encoding phytoene/squalene synthase family protein, translated to MIHLFHQVSQDCSKTTTEMYSTSFSSAIRLLHKNLQQPVFNIYGFVRFADEIVDSFHGYDKASLLYEFKKETYTAIERGISLNPILNSFQITVKEYKISHDLIEAFFLSMEMDLNKTTYDQKGYAAYIYGSAEVVGLMCLYVFCEGNKERYEKLKPAAQALGAAFQKVNFLRDVKADYEQLSRTYFPGIDFKNFTPTMKKQIEEEIAQDFDKAYKGIAELPIKARFGVYVAYKYYLSLFKKIKKTKPVEILEQRIRIPNYGKAFILAKAGLRRQLNIL
- a CDS encoding phytoene desaturase family protein: MKKVVIIGSGFAGLSAASFMAKAGWDVTVVEKNSIPGGRARQLQEKGFVFDMGPSWYWMPEVFERFFNSFGKKVADYYQLQRLDPSYRIYWKNDKMDVPAEYKLLKELFESIEPGSSAMLDKVMKEAAYKYEVGINKLVHKPGQSIAEFLDWDLIKGVFKLDVFNSIKRHFARHFKDPRIKQLLEFPVLFLGALPQDTPALYSLMNYADIKLGTWYPKGGMYKIVEGMYSVAKELGVKFIFDCNVKEIKVENGLASKVLAQLFSETEISFDADVVIGAADYNFIETKLLQKKYRTYTDKYWDTRVMAPSCLLYYVGLNKKLTDVLHHTLFFDVSFDVHGNEIYKNPQWPSNPLFYVCAASVTDETVAPDNCENLFFLIPVATGLQGDTEILRNEYFEKIVKRFEERIGQNITDAIIYKRSYSVSNFIEDYNSFKGNAYGLANTLLQTAILKPACRSKKVANLFYTGQLTVPGPGVPPSLISGEVVAKQVIKNFS
- a CDS encoding RNA polymerase sigma factor, yielding MSTIEFDQLLLSNTEFLKPFAITLTRDNEVAKDLMQETMYRAWANKEKYNVGTNIKAWLYTIMRNIFINNYRRKAKQKTVLDNSATGDFLINYNQYITENTAESILKMKDIEAVLHKLPEIFKNPFMLYFEGYKYHEIADMLHEPLGTVKSRIHFARKLLKEQLTRF
- a CDS encoding MerR family transcriptional regulator, which encodes MNSFTIKDLENLSGVKAHTIRIWEQRYNFLKPDRTETNIRYYSNAELKQLLNIALLNKYGFKISHINKMNIKEVNEKILSLTNAEALQERIVNELIQHMIDMDIEGLGNVLDKYIMSKGIERTITQIVFPFLEKIGILWVTNHINPAQEHLVSNLIRQKLIVGIDGIVTSINTDKKVLLFLPEGEHHELGLLFINYLLRRRGVATIYLGANIPMQDVDYVVKLKKPTHIYSHLTAISHSFNFDKFISTLTKWFAGTPVIISGQLTTTYSKKIPAPIAFKKSLSSVMDFITSL